CCTGGATATGGGGTAAGTCATGCCCGCGGCCACCACAGCACTTGCAGCCTGCCTGGTTATCGCATCCCACACCTATTCGGTGCCGGTGCCGGTGATGCTGGGCATCCTGCAGGTCGAGGGCGGGCGCGTGGGTCTGGAAATGCGCAACCGCAACGGAACGCATGATCTGGGGCCCATGCAGATCAACACCATCTGGATGCCCGAACTGGCCCGGCACTGGAAAACAGACGTGCGCACCGTCCGCCGCTGGGTCCGGGACGATGGCTGCACCAACATCCACGTGGGTGCCTGGATCCTGCGCCGCAAGATCCACGAGGCTGGCAACCTGTCCGGCGGTATTGCCCGCTATCATTCGGGCACACCCCATCTGGGCCGGAAATATCTGGGCAAGGTGACCAGGGCCATGCAGCGCCTTGGCCTTCTGGCCAGCAATCAGACGGGCAGAACCCGGTCGCGTCGTGGCTAGGACGGCGAGCCGGATCCGGCAGGTTTCAGTCACAGATCTGACCGGAAACTGGGGACTGGCCATGGACGGCAAGCCTGTCCACACACCTGCGGGGCTGGTCCTGACTGTTCCCTCCCGGGCGCTGGCAGAGGCACTGGCGGCGGAATGGCAGGCCCAGGGGGAAAAGATCCGCCCTGAAACAATGCCCCTGTTCCGGCTGGCCTGCACGGCACTGGATAAAACCCCGCGGGAGGAAACTGTCCGGGCCCTTCTGGCCTCTGCGGAAACGGACACCCTGTGCTATCGCGCAGAACATCCGGCAGCGCTGGCGCAGCAGCAGGCCGCGCAGTGGCAGCCTGTCCTGGCGTGGGCCCAGGAACGCTTTGGTGTCTCCCTGGCTGTAACAGCGGGAGTCAGCCACCGACTCCAACCCCCGGAAGCCCTGGAAGTGCTGGAGAAGGTTCTGTCGGCCCTGGATAATTTTACCCTGTGCGGGGTGCAGCAGGCCGCTTCCCTGACCGGATCGGTTATCCTGGCACTGGCCCTGGCGGAAGGTCACCTGTCCGCGGACCAGGTTTTTTCCCTGGCGTTTCTGGACGAGCTGTTCCAGACCAGCCAGTGGGGAGAAGACCCGGAGGCCACCCGCCGGCGGCAGGATATCCGGACCGAGCTGGAGGACACAGCCCGTTTTCTTTTTTCTGTAAAAAGGTAAAGCCGTGCCCATGACCCTTGACCAGATCGAGCAGAAAGTGGCGCCTGCCCTGCCCCGCTTCCGGGGGCTGAAAGCCGTCGTGCGGTTCGAGCTGGACGGCGCCGGGGTTCTGGTCCTGGACGCCA
The nucleotide sequence above comes from Pseudomonadota bacterium. Encoded proteins:
- a CDS encoding lytic transglycosylase domain-containing protein, which codes for MPAATTALAACLVIASHTYSVPVPVMLGILQVEGGRVGLEMRNRNGTHDLGPMQINTIWMPELARHWKTDVRTVRRWVRDDGCTNIHVGAWILRRKIHEAGNLSGGIARYHSGTPHLGRKYLGKVTRAMQRLGLLASNQTGRTRSRRG
- a CDS encoding ATPase, with translation MARTASRIRQVSVTDLTGNWGLAMDGKPVHTPAGLVLTVPSRALAEALAAEWQAQGEKIRPETMPLFRLACTALDKTPREETVRALLASAETDTLCYRAEHPAALAQQQAAQWQPVLAWAQERFGVSLAVTAGVSHRLQPPEALEVLEKVLSALDNFTLCGVQQAASLTGSVILALALAEGHLSADQVFSLAFLDELFQTSQWGEDPEATRRRQDIRTELEDTARFLFSVKR